Sequence from the Synergistaceae bacterium genome:
ATTTGCCAATGAAGATGATAACGAAGATAATGAAGATGAAGAAATTTTTTTGCGTGTTTGCCCTGTTTTTGGCGATGGCCGCGCTGATGCCGGCTGCAGCCGCCGACGCCGCGGCCTCGAAAATCGTTTTCGCCCGCCCCAGCGACTCCGACAACCTCGATCCGGTCACTCAGTCTCACAACGAGAACATCTGGATACTCAACCTGATGATGGACGGGCTGGTGAAGAGCAGCAACGAGGGAACCTCCATTGAGCCCAACCTTGCGAAGAGCTGGGACGTGAGCGGCGACGGACTGGAGTACACGTTCCACCTTGTGGAGGGCGTCAAATTCTCGGACGGAACTCCCGTCACGACGGCGGACTGGGTCTGGTCCCTGCTCCGCGCCAGAGACGAGCCCACGAGCATCTGGGGAGGCAACCTGAAAATCATCTCCGACGTAAGCGCCCCCGACGACAAAACCATCCTGGTGAAACTGAAGCAGCCGGACGCGGCAATTCTGGCGTCGCTGGCCATGTTCAACGCCTCCGTCCTGCCGAAGGCCTATTTCGAAAAAGTGACGCTGGAGGGTTTTACTCAGAAACCCATAGGAACGGGCCCCTTTATGCTGAAGGACTGGGTGAAGGGCGAGCATCTCACACTGGCGAAAAATCCCCACTACAGAGTGCAGGGCATTCCCCAGACGGACGAAATCGTGTTCAACGTGGTTCCGGACAACAACACCCGCACCCTTCAGCTTGAAGCGGGAGACATCGACGGCGACCTCAACGCGCTTTACAACAAGATGGCCGAGCTGAAGGACAATTCCGCCTATGTGACGGCCAATTTCCCGGGGACGCTGGTGCGTTTCCTCGCCTTCAACACGGCGCGAAAGCCCTTCGACGACGTGAGGGTCCGGAAGGCCATCGCCTGCGCCATCGACAGAAAAGCCATTCTGCAGGTGGCCCTCAACGGATACGGCGAGCTGGGGACGGCTTTTATGCATAAATCCCTCATGTACCACAACCCGGATCTGCCCCTCGAACCCCTGGACGTGGAAAAATCGAAAAAACTGCTGGCCGAGGCCGGAGTCAAGGGGGTCACGGTGGAGTTTCTCGTTCGGGCCGGCGACAACATCGCATCTCAGGTGGGCACCATCATCCAGGCGAACCTGGCCAAAGTGGGCATCACCGTGAAAATCGTTCAGATGGAGGCCGCGTCGGTCAGCTCCCTGCAGAGGTCTTTCCAGTTCGACATGATCTATTCGGGCTGGACCAGCGACATGGTGGACCCGGCGCAGGCGATGGAGCGCTTCATCAACTACAACGACACCACGAGATGCTACTACACGGGCTGGAAAAACGACGAGGCCATCAAGCTCGTGGCGGACGCCCTGAAAGAGCTCAACCCCGACAAACGACGGGAGATCTATTATAAAGTGCAGAAAATTTACGCCGACGAGTGCCCGGCCGTTTCCCTGTTCTACGGCGGATACCCGGTGATTTTGCGGGCGGGAATCAGCGGCTTCGTCCAGACGCCCCTGGGCAACTACCGCTTCGAAAACCTCGTAAAAAAGTAAAAAAGTTATTTAATAATTTGACGCTTAAAAGCAGGCAGGTGAAATCGCGTGCATCGGCTAAACTACATTTTCAGGCGGGTGTTGCAGATTATCCCTGTCCTGCTGCTGGTGACGGTACTGATCTTTTTGCTCATGCGCCTGATTCCGGGGGATCCCGTCGAGGTGATGCTCGGTGAAAAATACACCCACGAAAAAGCCGAGGTCATTCGGGAAAACCTGGGGCTGAACAAACCTTTATATGTGCAGTATATGATCTTTCTGCGCAATCTGTGCCGGCTGGATTTCGGCAACTCCATCGTGTACATCGTTCCTGTGAGCCAGCTCCTGACGAGACGAATCGGGATAACGCTTTTGCTGACGCTGATGACGGCGTTTTTCGTCCTGATCATCAGTTTTCCCCTGGGATTCATCGCCGCCGTCAACAGAAACCGGCCCGGCGACCAGATCATACGAATCGGCGCCCTGGTCTCCCTCGCCCTGCCTCAGTTCTGGATCGGGCTGCTGCTGCTGCTGTTCTTCGGCCTCAAACTGCGGTGGCTGCCCGTGGCCGGCTGGGGAACGACCTGGCTGGAACACCTTCAGTCCCTCATCCTGCCGGCCTTCACCCAGTCTCTGGCCACCAGCTCTCTCATCGTCCGCAACCTCAGAAACGCCATTATCGACGTGCTGAACAGCGACTACGTTGATTTCGCCAGAAGCAAGGGGCTGAAGCCCAAAGTGGTGCGGTCGCGGTACGTGCTGAGAAACGCGCTGATCTCCACCGTGACCCTGTTCTCCATGCGAATAACCTACATGCTGAGCGGGTCGGTGGTCATTGAGACGGTTTTTGCGCTTCCGGGGATCGGCTCCCTGCTGGTCTCCTCCATTCTCAGCCGCGATTACGCCGTGGTTCAGGCCACCGTTTTCGTTTTTGCCGCGCTGGTCCTCATCGCCAACCTGGCGACGGACGTCTTTTATTCCGTGCTCGATCCGAGAGTGCGCCTGGAATGACCCGCGGCGAAAAGCGAGGTGACGACATGACCGGTCAGACAGCGGCGTCGGAAAGTAAGTCGGAAAGTAAAAAGAAAATCCCCCTGTACAGGAGAAGCGTGACGCTCAACGTGGGGGGCGCGATTTTGCTTGTCGTTCTGTTCTTCGCGTTTTTTCCGGAGCATATCGCTCCCTTCGACCCCGTGGAAATGGATTTGACAGCGATCAAGCAGGGCCCGTCGCGGATGCATTTTTTCGGCACCGATAATTTTGGGCGGGACCTTTTCTCCCGCGTGGTCTGGGGTACCCGGGTGGATCTGATGGTGGGAGTGCTGGCGACCCTGGTTCCCCTGCTGGTGGGAGGGCTGATCGGGCTTCTGGCGGGATACTGCGGAGGCTGGGTGGACGTCGTTCTCATGCGGACTCTCGACATTTTCATGGCCTTCCCCTATCTCACCCTGGTGGTGGCCATTGTGGCCGTGCTGGGCCCGGGGATCGACAATCTATACCTGGCCATATGGCTGGTGGGCTGGAAGGAGTACGCCCGGCTGGTCCGCGGCGAAGTCATGGTGGTGAAGAACGCCGAATACGTGGAAATGGCCAGAGCCCTGGGTTTTTCACATGCGAGAATCCTTTTCAGGCACGTGCTTCCCAACGTATTCAGCTCGTCGCTGGTCTACGGCGCCTCCGACGTGGTGATGTGCATGCTCGCCGGGGCGTCGCTGGGGTTTCTCGGCCTTGGCGTCCAGCCCCCCACCGCCGAGTGGGGGGTCATCATCGCGGACGGCAGGCAGTTCATCAACGAGGCGCCCTGGCTCTGCTTTTTCCCCGGCATGGCCCTGGTCTTCGCCGGAACCGGCTTCAGCCTTCTGGGCGACGGACTGTCGGACCTGCTCAGGACCAAAGGGCGATAATACGGAAAAAAATAATATGGCAAAAAATAAAGTTTTGGAAATTACGGATCTGGTCACCCGTTTTTTCACGAAAGAGGGCACGGTTCACGCCGTCAACGGGGTGAGTTTTTCGATTTACGAAGGTGAGATTTTCGGCCTCGTGGGCGAGAGCGGCTGCGGAAAAAGCGTCACCTGCAAGTCCATCATCAACCTGCTGCACCCGCCGGGGCAGATCGTCTCCGGAAGCATAAAATACGCGGGTCAGGAACTGGTGGGCGTCGACGAAAACGCCCTGAGCGACATTCGGGGCAGGGAGATCGGCATGATCTTTCAGGAGCCTCTGACGGCGCTCAATCCGGTGCTGACAATTCGGGAGCAGATTTTTGACGCCCTCGAAAAAAAGGGAATGACGTCCGGAGAAAAATACGCGAGAGCCGCCGAGCTCCTGACTCTGGCCGGCATTCCCGCTCCAGTGGAGAGAATGGAGGAGTATCCCCACCAGTTCAGCGGCGGAATGAGGCAAAGGGTCATGATCGCCATCGCTCTGGCCTCCGAGCCGAAAATTCTTCTGGCGGACGAGCCAACCACCGCGCTGGACGTGACCATACAGGATCAGATTCTCAAACTGATCGATCAGCTTCGGGAGGAACTGGGGATGGCGGTTCTGTTCGTCACCCACGATTTGGGCGTGGTGGCGCAGCTTTGCGACAGGGTGGCCGTGATGTACGCGGGTTACATCATGGAGCTCACCGCGACTCTGACCCTTTTTGCGGCGCCGCGTCATCCCTACACTCACGCTTTGCTGCAATCGCTCCCCTCGGACATCCCCAGGGGACATCCGCTGGAATCCATCGGCGGACAGCCCCCCGACCTCTTCGAGCTGCCCCCGGGCTGTCCTTTTTCACCCCGCTGCAGAATGGCGGAGGGCCGCTGTTTTGAAAGTCTGCCCCCCCTGACGGAGCTTCTTCCGGGGCATTTCGTCCGCTGTCACCGCTCAGGGGAGACGGAAAACTTCCGCGGAATCATCGATTTATAATTTATATAATTTTTCGAAGGTGCGCCATGAACGACAGAACAGAGACATCAGAACAGGGAACCGCGAGCCTCCCTCTGATAGAAGTGCGGGAGCTGACCAGGTACTTTCCCCTGAAGCAATCCCTGCTGGATTTCGCCGCGCGCAGACCCGTAAAATATTTGAGGGCCGTGGACAACGTCAGCTTCGGTATCGACCAGGGCGAGACCATGGGGCTTGTGGGTGAAAGCGGCTGCGGAAAAAGCACGCTGGCCCGCACGATCATACGCCTGTACGACCCTCAGAAGGGCAAAATCCTGTTTCGGGGCAGGGACATCACCGGCCTGCAGGGGGCCGAACTTCGGGCGATGCGCAGGGAATTTCAGATCGTGTTTCAGGACCCCTATTCCTCCCTGAACCCCAGAATGTCCGTATACGACATGCTTTCCGAGATTTTGCGCGTTCATAAAATCTGCTCCCCCAAAGAGATTCCCGCCAGAGTGCTGGAGCTTCTGGAAAGAGTGGGGCTGAACGCCCAGTGCATGAACCGTTTCGCCAGCGAATTTTCCGGAGGGCAGCGGCAGAGAATCGGAATCGCCCGGGCGCTGGCCCTGAGCCCCGAATTCATCATCGCGGACGAACCCGTTTCCGCTTTGGACGTCTCCATTCAGGCTCAGATCATAAACCTGCTGAACGACCTGCAAAAACAGCTGGGCCTCACCATGCTGTTCATTTCTCACGATTTGCGGGTGGTGCGCTGCATCACCCATCGCGTCGCGGTGATGTATCTGGGGAAAATTGTGGAAACGGGCGACACGGATCAGGTCTTCACTCATCCCCGTCACCCCTATTCGCGCGTTCTGACGAGGTCGGCGCCCATGCTGGACCCGAGAAAAAAAACCCGCGGCTGCGCCATCGGAGGCGAACTGCCGAACCCGATAAACGTCCCGCCGGGCTGCCGCTTTCACCCCCGCTGCGAATTTGCCCGGGAAAAATGCAGAACGGAGGAACCCCCTTTTCTGGAGATTTCCACCGGAAGGCGGGTATCCTGCCATTATCCGCTGAACTGAAACTTGATTTTCAAAAAATTTATTCTGCAAGGAGACAGAAAGAAATGGAGAAAGTTCGTGTCGAGGAAATGACATCCGCCGAGTTCAGAGACGTTCTGAACGTCTGCGACATGATTCTCATTCCAATCGGCAGCATCGAGGAACACGGAACGCACGGCAAATTTTTGTTCGATACGGTCATCGCCCACGAATGCGCTTACAGACTGGGATGCCTGACTCACACCCCCGTCGCGCCCACAATACCCATCGGCCAGTGCCGGAACCTCATGGGCTTTCCGGGAGGCGCGTCTCTGGATACCGAGCTGGTCGCCGACCTGCTGCTGGAGGTCGCCGAAGGATACGTGTCGGACGGAGTGCGGAGGATACTCTTTGTGAACAGCCACGGCGGCAACGGTTTTGCCGTAAAAATGGCCTGCGGGGAGCTATGGGAGCGATACGGCGTCCTCGCAACCCAGGCGGAATGGTACGACGTCATAGCGGAGCACTCCCGCTACACCCGCAACGATCACGGCGGAGAATACGGAACCTCCGTGGTCATGGCCCTCGATGAAAGCCAGGTGGACCTCTCCCAGGCCAAAACCGTCCCGCTCAAAAATCCGTCCGAAAACCTGCTTCGGGGAGATTACCTGACCTACAGAGGCGTGAACGTTTCTCTGCCGCTGCCCATGGACTACTACACCCCCGCGGGAGATCTGGGGCCGGAAGCGGCAAACGCCACCGTCCGGCAGGGCAGGGAAATGGTGGATATTTACATTGAAAACACCGTGAAAATTATAGAAGAAATGAAAAAGATTCTCCTTTAGGAGGGGACGACGACGATGAAAGACAAACCCGCAAACGAGGTCCTCATAGAGCGTCTGAGCTGGGAAGAATACAAAAGCGCCATCGAAAAAACGAACACCGTCATCATCCCTGTGGGCGGAATGAAGGAACGGGGAACTCACGCGCCGCTGGGGGCGGCGAATATCATCGCGAGAGAGATTTCGGTGAAGCTGGCGGAAAAATCCGGCGCGCTGGCAGCTCCGGTGATGACTTACGGATACAACCCCACAGGGAAAAATTTCCCCGGAGCCGTCTCGGTCAACGCCCCCCTTCTGAGGAAAATCATGCTCTCCTACGCCAAAAGTTACACCCGGCACAGGGCGGACAGAATCGTTTTTGTGAACGCTCAGAAGGAAAACGCGGATATTCTGGCCAACGTCTCCGTCGATTTGTTCGAAGAAACCAAAGCTATTTCTACAATAATAAACTGGTGGACGATTCTGCCGAAGGTGAACCCGACGTGGAAGGGATCGGACGACGCGGGTTACGCCGAAACCAGTCTGTTGCTGGCGATACGACCGGACCTCGTGGACCTGAGCCATATCACGCCGGCCCGGCCCCTTCCCCTGAGCGAAAACATCAAATACGAAAATGGCTGGAAATGCGCGGGAACCTCTCTGTACTTTGCGGTGGACATGGCCCGTCATAAAGGGATCGGCTCCACGGGCTCCTCTCCGGAAAAGGCCTCCGGAGAAGAGGGAAAGGCCATGCTGGAGGCGATCGCGGATTTTGGGGCGGGACTCATCGCTGAAATAAGAAAAATCAAATAAGAAAATCCAGTTATAAATTCATAACGACGATCCCTGGAGGCGAATATAAATGTCTGAAGCAACAGCACTTGTCAATGATCTTATCGATTTTATTTACGAAAGCCCCTCCCCGTTTCACGTTGTGGCAAACGCGAAGAAACGCCTGCTGGCCAATGGATTTTCCCAGCTGTGCCTGAAGGAAAAATGGAATCTGGAAAAAGGGGGAAAATATTTCACAGACCGTAACGGCAGCGCTCTGACGGCCTTTATCGTCGGCTCCGGCGAAGTCGAGGAGGAGGGTTACCGCGTCGTCGCCGCGCACACGGACTTCCCCTCGTTCCACGTCAAGCCCTCGCCGGAAATGACGGATAACCATTATCTGAAGCTGAACACCGAGGCCTTCGGCAGCGCCATCCTGAACACCTGGCTGGACAGGCCGCTGTCTCTGGCGGGCCGCGTGTCGCTGAGAAGCGACGACATCCTGCACCCCGAAGAATTGCTGGTCAACATAAAAAAGCCGCTCCTCATCATCCCCAACCAGTCCATCCACATGAACAAAAAAGTGAACGAAGGCGTAGAACTGAACAAACAGAAAGACCTGCTGCCCCTGCTGGGGATGACGGGGGAAGATTTCAGTAAGGAGGGCTATCTGTCGCGTCTTCTGGCCGGGGAGCTTTCCGTGAAGGCGGAGGATATTCTCGACTTCGAGCTGTGGCTTTACGAGTTTGAGAAGGGCAGAATCATCGGGGTCAACGATGAGTTCGTGTGCAGCAGCCGGCTGGACAACCTCACCTCCGTGCACGCGGCGCTCAACGCCCTCGTGAATGCCCGCCCGGGACCGTTCACCAGCGTGGCGGTTTTCTTCGACGACGAGGAGGTCGGCAATCGCACCAAACAGGGCGCGGACTCCCGAATGCTCTACAACACCCTCGAACGCGTCGCCCTGGCTCAGGGCAAGGGCCCCGAAGAATTTTTCCGGGCGGTCTACAGGTCCTTTATGCTCTCCTGCGACTGCTCCCACGCCGTACATCCCAACGCCCCCGAAAAGCACGACCCACTGGTAAAGCCCGTGATCAACGGAGGGCCCGTGATTAAAATCAGCGCAAACAGGAATTTTACGACGGACAGCAACTCCAGCGCGGTTTATCAGATGATCTGCGAGAGGGCGGGAGTGCCCTTTCAGAAGTTCGTCAGCCGGTCGGACATGCCGGGCGGCAGCACCATCGGGCCGGCCTCCGTCACTCAGCTCGACCTCCAGTCCATCGACATCGGCTCCGCCCTGTTCGCCATGCATTCCATAAGAGAAACCGGCGGCGTGATGGACCATCACTATCTGGAAAAATCCTTCGAAGAATTCTATCGTCAGGGATAAATGAGGGATACTATTCCAGCAGTCCCTTGTCTTTATAAAATTGAAGGGCTCCGTCGTGGAGGGGAATATTTGTGCCCAGAATGCCTCGCAGCGCGGTATCCAGTGAAATATTCTCCTTTGCCGCGGCGTGAGCGGCATGGATGGCCTCCATCCCCGCGGGAGAATAAATGTTTTCCAAAAGATCATAAACGACCTCGCCGGGCAATTCGACGTCCACCAGCATGATGTTCATGACTGCCGTCGTGGTTGTGGCGCTCTTTGTCTCGTAGGTATCCGCGGGGATTTTTGCCTGGATGTAAAAAGGGTATTTTTCAATAAGTTTTTCCAATGGTTCTCCTTCTACGGGGATGAACACAATTTCTCTCGTCGCTCCAAGTTCTCTGATCATCGCATTTCCCAGCCCCGAGGTCACGAAAGCGACGTCGCAGTGGTTGTTCCTCATCTGGTTGATGGCTTCTCCGTAGTCGAGATAATCCACTGTACAGTCGTCATACGTCATTCCGTGGGCTTCAAAAATCATGCGGGCATTTATTTCCACGCCTGAGTTCGGGGCGCCAACGCCCACACGTCTGCCCTTCAGGTCGGTGAATTTTTTAATGCCCGTGTTTGCCATCGTCACGATTTGACAGTAGTTCGGCCACAAACCCATCATAGCCCTGAGGCTTTTTGCGGGGGGTTTGCCCTCATACGCGCCAAAAGCCTCTACGGCCTGGATCGCCGTATCCGCCATCACGATCGCCAATTCTCCCTGGTGCGTCAGAAGCGCCGTCAGATTCTCCACAGAAGCGCCTGTGGCCGCCACCGATGACCCGTAACCCAGGTTTTTGATGAAGGCGGCAAAGGCGCCCCCGATGGGAAAATACATTCCGCTGGACGGGCCTGTCAGCACCGTAATGAAATAATCCTCCCGCTTAACGGACGGCGCCGCGCAGACCTCTCTGATTCCAAATAAAATGACCGCTATGGCTGCCAACAGAGTTATTTTTTTCATTTTGCTCTCTCCAATCTCTCGGCTGCAAGCGTTTATTTTGTTCCATCTGCTGTTCACAAACTGCTGGCTCACAAAACCCCCGCAGGGCTTCCGGCCATTACAGGGACAATATAACTCCTGTCGACATTATACTCCATGGCTCGGCCCTCTGCTTCCCTAATTATGCGTATTGTTTAACAAAATGAAAATTACCTAATTCTGTTTTAAATCTTTTAAACAGGAAAGAACCCCTGTCTCAGCCCGACCGCAGCTGAACAGGGGTTCTTTTACCCGAAATTAATTACGAATTATGACGGATAGTTTATGGCGGCCTGCAGCGCACCGTTTCGACGTCAGGAGCAGAGGCGGAAGCGGGCCAGAGCCTCGGACAGGGACTGGGAATGTGAACTCATGACCTCGGATTGTTCCGCCACGCTCTGAGCGGCTTTCGACGTTTCCTCCGTCGCCCGGTGGATATGTCGGGTCGTGTCCATCATGGCCAGCATCGACTGGGTGACCTTACCGATGCCCGCGGCGATTTCCCTGCTGGAGGCCGCCTGTTCCTCCGCGACCGCCGCGATGTTCTGAATCGAATCATTGGCCTTGTTGATTTCCTCCAGAGCTCCGTTCAGCGCCTTCTGAGCTTCTTCGGCCTGAACGAGAGTCCCTTCCAGCATCTGCCCCGCTTCGGTGGTGGCCGCGATGCTCTCCTGAGCTTCCCGCTGAAGTTCCGTGATGATGTTTCCCACGTTCTGCGCGGCTCGAGCGGACTCTTCCGCCAGCTTGCGCACTTCCTCGGCGACGACCGCAAATCCGCGCCCCGCCTCTCCGGCCCGGGCCGCTTCAATGGCCGCGTTCAGCGCCAGCAGGTTCGTCTGGTCCGCAATTCCCGTGATGACCGACACGAAACTGCTCACGTTCTCCACGGAAGTGACCAGCTGCCGTATCTTGGCCTCGCTGTCTCTGGAATTTTTATCCACGCCGCGCATACCGTCGATCACGGCGTTCACCGTCTGAATCGCCCTGTGCGAGGCGTCCGTCGTCTGGGAGATAAACGCGGCGGTTTCGGTTGCCGAACGGGCCACAGTGTCCGCTCCGTCGCGCATTTCTTCGACTCCCGTGTTGCTCTGCTGAAGTTCTGAACCATTGTTTTCGCTCATAACGGAAACCTGATCGATGGAGGCTTTGACTTCTTCCATGGACGCGTTCGTTTCCTCGGCAATGGCGGCCAGGTTGTTCGCGCCGCTTTCCACCGCCGACGCCACGTCCACAACGCGTTTCATCGCCCATTCCTGAGCGGAAATCATTTCGGACAGAGCAACCACCAGATACCCCAGCTCATCTTTGCCCTCATAGCCAAAGTCCTTTCGCGTAATGGTCAGATCTCCCTCCTGGCAGCGTTTGGCCAAAGCGACGATGACATTGAGGGGGCCGGTGATGCTGCGAGAAATGCAAAAGGCGATCAGGACTCCGATAAGGATGGAAATCCCGGCGGAGAGAAACAGAATGAGAACGCTCTTCCTCAGTGCGTTCACGCTGGATCGGGAAACCGTCAAAACCCTGTCCTGCGCCACCTTGCTGGAGTTCGAAGTTTCTCTGTTATACGTTTCCTCAAGCTGGCTTCGGGCTTTCTTCTGCCGGTTCAGGTTTTCCACGGCCTGAATGAAGCCGGTCAGAGCGTTTCTGACGTTCTGCGTGGCCGTCACGAGCCCGTTCACGACTTCCAAACGGCCGGAATCCCGGGTTTGGTCCTTCACCGTCCGGGAGCAGTTCTCCACCGTCTGAAGGTTCTTCATCATCATTTCAATGGTCTCAGGCGTACCGATCCGCAAAAATTCCTGAACGGAGCCGCGCAGTTCCACAACGGCCGCGCGCATCCGACTGCCCGTATGCAGCAGGTCCAGGCGTTTCATCATCGCGGCTGGGTTGTCGAGCTCGGTTTTCGCCGCTTCAAAATATTTTTTCTGCAGAACCTCAATCTCTTTGCCAATCTCCGTCAAAACCGCGTTCAGCGCGTTGGAGGCCAGTTTCTTTTTCCCGATGGCGGTGAAGGTTTCCTGAAGGCTCTGCACATAAGAACGATGAACGGGCATAATGTACTTCTGAACCCGTTTGGGCGTTGCCAGAGTCGCGTCCGCGCTTCCCAGAGCCGCCATATCGCCCAGAACCGCCTCCAGTTTTTTTATCCATTCTCTGCTCGTCGCGATGGCTGCATCCTCTTCTGTACTCTGCACGTCCTTTATGCTCAGAAAAAGCTCGCAGGCGCTGCGTTCAATAAGAGCGCCCGCCTGCATCACGGGAACAACCCGCGCGTTCAGGTACTCGTTTTCCTTTTCGATGTTCGACAAATCTCTCCAGACGATAAAAATCGTCCCGGCGAACACCAGCAGCAGCAACCCGAACCCCAGCATCAATTTGGCGGCCATTCTTAAATGTTTCAACATTTTTGTATCCCCTCTCAACACTTATAAAAATTGCGATCGTGAAAAAGCAGGAATCATCAACATTGGGCGTAATCGAACAGTGAATTTATATTCCTTCGTAAAATAAATGAATGTAGAACTTCGACTCTAAATCTGTGCCTCCTGCACGGACGACTGCAATCCCTTGCACTGCAAAACACGGCATCCTGCGTTGATTCTAATGCCCTGTCGAATGATCCGGAATTGGAGTAATTACCGACTTTTTTATACTGAATAAAACCGAAAAAGTTGACGAAATGACACTTTACGTAAACGTAAAAATTTGAAAGGGTTAAAAAATAATTTCACCGCAATTTCGGCGACCGGTCAGGTTCTGTTTTTGTCCAGATGCTCTCGAATATGAGCAAGAATGGGTTTCATTTCCGTGATGACAGCCTGGAGCAGAATCAGATAGGGAATCCCCAACACCAGAAACTGTAAAATAAAAAAAACTCTGCTGCTGCGGGGAAGGGCAAGGGTGGGAGTGAGAAGGGCGAAAAGCGCCAGGATACGAAAACGCCAGAGATAAGACCTGCCCCCGTCGGAGCCGCGAAGCTCCTCCGCGATTTTCAAAAACATCCAAACCATCGCTATATCCGCAAAACTGCAGAGAATACCTCCGGTTTTGGACCCGATCAGATACATTTCTCCCCGCCAGTGACGCGCCAGCCACAAAAACAGACTATCCATGGAGATCCTTCCTCATCGAAAGCCCCTCGTTCGGATGCTTTTCATCCCGATGCTTTTCACGGCGAAGTGTTTTCAAAAATGCGTAAAAAATAAAAGCCGCCCCGATTTCCAGGGGCATATAAAAAAAGTTGGAGAACTGAATGAAGGCTCGACCAATCCACGTATAATCGTCTATTGACAGGTTAAAAGCCAGCGTCGCGCGGATGCTCCGCCAGATATAGACGACGCAGAGCAGCCCCGTTCCGGCGACGATCGCTCCGTCCGCCCAGGAGGCGAAACGTACCCTGCCTCTTTTATAGATACGAAAAACTCTGTACACATGAAGCAACAGCAGCATGTCAAAGGCAATCATCACCCCGCAGAGGGTGATCCGCACCGCCCAGGGGTAAAAATCCCGGGTTCCCACGACGAGCCAGGAGGAAAA
This genomic interval carries:
- a CDS encoding M18 family aminopeptidase → MSEATALVNDLIDFIYESPSPFHVVANAKKRLLANGFSQLCLKEKWNLEKGGKYFTDRNGSALTAFIVGSGEVEEEGYRVVAAHTDFPSFHVKPSPEMTDNHYLKLNTEAFGSAILNTWLDRPLSLAGRVSLRSDDILHPEELLVNIKKPLLIIPNQSIHMNKKVNEGVELNKQKDLLPLLGMTGEDFSKEGYLSRLLAGELSVKAEDILDFELWLYEFEKGRIIGVNDEFVCSSRLDNLTSVHAALNALVNARPGPFTSVAVFFDDEEVGNRTKQGADSRMLYNTLERVALAQGKGPEEFFRAVYRSFMLSCDCSHAVHPNAPEKHDPLVKPVINGGPVIKISANRNFTTDSNSSAVYQMICERAGVPFQKFVSRSDMPGGSTIGPASVTQLDLQSIDIGSALFAMHSIRETGGVMDHHYLEKSFEEFYRQG
- a CDS encoding methyl-accepting chemotaxis protein, which gives rise to MLKHLRMAAKLMLGFGLLLLVFAGTIFIVWRDLSNIEKENEYLNARVVPVMQAGALIERSACELFLSIKDVQSTEEDAAIATSREWIKKLEAVLGDMAALGSADATLATPKRVQKYIMPVHRSYVQSLQETFTAIGKKKLASNALNAVLTEIGKEIEVLQKKYFEAAKTELDNPAAMMKRLDLLHTGSRMRAAVVELRGSVQEFLRIGTPETIEMMMKNLQTVENCSRTVKDQTRDSGRLEVVNGLVTATQNVRNALTGFIQAVENLNRQKKARSQLEETYNRETSNSSKVAQDRVLTVSRSSVNALRKSVLILFLSAGISILIGVLIAFCISRSITGPLNVIVALAKRCQEGDLTITRKDFGYEGKDELGYLVVALSEMISAQEWAMKRVVDVASAVESGANNLAAIAEETNASMEEVKASIDQVSVMSENNGSELQQSNTGVEEMRDGADTVARSATETAAFISQTTDASHRAIQTVNAVIDGMRGVDKNSRDSEAKIRQLVTSVENVSSFVSVITGIADQTNLLALNAAIEAARAGEAGRGFAVVAEEVRKLAEESARAAQNVGNIITELQREAQESIAATTEAGQMLEGTLVQAEEAQKALNGALEEINKANDSIQNIAAVAEEQAASSREIAAGIGKVTQSMLAMMDTTRHIHRATEETSKAAQSVAEQSEVMSSHSQSLSEALARFRLCS
- a CDS encoding TAXI family TRAP transporter solute-binding subunit, which produces MKKITLLAAIAVILFGIREVCAAPSVKREDYFITVLTGPSSGMYFPIGGAFAAFIKNLGYGSSVAATGASVENLTALLTHQGELAIVMADTAIQAVEAFGAYEGKPPAKSLRAMMGLWPNYCQIVTMANTGIKKFTDLKGRRVGVGAPNSGVEINARMIFEAHGMTYDDCTVDYLDYGEAINQMRNNHCDVAFVTSGLGNAMIRELGATREIVFIPVEGEPLEKLIEKYPFYIQAKIPADTYETKSATTTTAVMNIMLVDVELPGEVVYDLLENIYSPAGMEAIHAAHAAAKENISLDTALRGILGTNIPLHDGALQFYKDKGLLE